Part of the Xenopus laevis strain J_2021 chromosome 2S, Xenopus_laevis_v10.1, whole genome shotgun sequence genome is shown below.
ttttatatactgagcttattgcaccagcctaaagtttcagcttgtcaatagcagcaatgatccaggacttcaaacttgtcacagggggtcaccatcttggaaagtgtctgtgacactcacatgctcagtgggctctgagcagctgttgagaagctaagcttagggctcgtcactaattatccagcagaaaatgaggctggtctgtaatataagctgatgctacaaggctgattaataaattctgatgctaattgcactggtttctgtgctgccatgtagtaattatctgtattaattactaatcagacttatattgtgacatttctattctatgtgtactgtatattcagggctggatttacatagcgggcgcccctaggcccactgccgttcatcacccttcccccccccttcattcatgcaaattttcataatcgggaccaaagcaatgtggattgggcacgggaaatttataaaattattgtatcttctgcgcatccccagtgtttttgaaccaatgtgggtgtggttggacagcatgccgccccccctaaaatcctgcacaaatccgggcctgtgtatattgtgagtgggtccctaagctcagtaagtgagaggcagcacagagcatgtgcagtgaatcagcagaaaagaagatggggagctactggggcatctttggagacacagatctttgctgctaaagggctttggttaccttgggctggtacagaagacaaaacataatgtacaacatttctgcctacttctgttgttaagctttagttctcctttaacacagtaTATTGACAGATCACCAGAAACCTGTATACAACCTATTCCTCCTTCAGATGATTAATACAATGTCTCTTTCATACTTATccatttcataatttatgcacacttggaaggcagatttatcaaaatgtgagattagagccagggccggatttatatagcaggtgcccctaggcccgctgatgttcgtcacccctgtccccgcccttcatttgtgcacatggacaaattttcatcatcaggttgggagcactggggattggtgcatggaaaatgtaaaagactattgtatctcatgatcagccctaGAGCTACTGAActgatgtgggtgtggttgggtttcatgctgccccctaaaatcctgctgccctaggcccggccaTGGTGGCCTTTTAACAAATCTGGGCTTGATTAGAGCTCACGACTGAAAAATTCACTTACTGATAATATTTATCAGTCGGTGAAAGTTTAAGTTCCCCATTTGAAATATAAGATTCTAATATTGAGCACACACTTCAACTAGCAGTGCCCAGAGTCAATTATATAGTGAGCAGAAAGCGCATTTCATACAATGCATAAGGATGTTAGCTTATGCCTCATACAATACTTCACTTACTCAAAATTGCATCTGAACTTTCGGCTGAGAATACTGTGAAGAAAGGTAATGTTTTTATGTATGAATGCACATGTGCTACATGAAGATATAAGTAGCCTATCTCTGCCATAATAATTACAGTTCCTGTTGGGTAATTTGGAGAAAGTATTATTTGCAGATCCAAATAGCTACTGTTCTAATGTATGGAGAAGAGTGCTcaacaaatattaaaacatactACAATAGATGGGAGGTTGCATTAGAAAAAGTCTCTGATGGTATAAGGTGATGAATGTGCAATGTGTTGAGAAGATAACGCTTATTAAAGTGCACACATTAATGTTTTTATGAACAGGACCAGGTGACTTAGGAGTGGAACCGGGATTCCTCTCTCCAAAACACATCAGATGATCTTCTTAGTGTTAAATCTTCAAAAATGATATAACTGAaggtaataaagtaataaataaatgtcTCAATAATGGCTTTTTCCATTGCTTTGTAGGTTAACAAGCTGAAACAATGGCCGACTGGAGTTTTCTGGGGAGACTATTAGAAAATGCTCAAGAACACTCAACAGTTATTGGCAAGGTTTGGTTGACAGTGCTCTTTATCTTCCGGATCCTGCTACTAGGAGCTGCAGCAGAAGAGGTTTGGGGGGATGAACAGTCTGGCTTCACTTGCAATACGCAGCAACCAGGTTGTGAGAATGTCTGCTATGACAAAGCATTTCCTATTTCTCACATTAGGTTCTGGGTCCTCCAGATTATTTTTGTGTCTACTCCTACCCTTATCTACCTGGGTCATGTCCTGCACATTGTGCGAAtggaagaaaagagaaaagagaaagaagaactaaaaaagtgtattaaaggtgCCAGTGAAAAGGAAGACTTAAGTGAGGGTGGTGAAATGAAGGAAAAGCCACCGATAAGAGATGAGAGGGGAAAAATTAGGATAGGTGGTGCCCTTCTTCGCACTTATGTCTTCAATATCATCTTCAAGACTTTGTTTGAGATTGGCTTTATTGTAGGACAGTATTTCTTATATGGTTTTCAGCTAAAACCGCTATACAGGTGCAGTCGTTGGCCTTGCCCTAACACCGTGGACTGTTTTATTTCACGGCCGACGGAAAAGAccatttttatcatatttatgcTTGTAGTGGCTTGTGTGTCTCTTTTGCTGAATGTGTTAGAGATATATCATCTGGGGTGGAGGAAACTCAAACAGGGCATGACAAACAGATATATCCTTGATCCTTCTTGCAACAAATCAGAACCTCCGAGTCCTCAAACTCTCCCATCTAGCATGCCCTTTCCACCATACTACACTGATGTGGCAGCTGAACCTCCAGTTTTGCATTATGCATATACCAGGTCTTCTGCCCCAGACTTCAAAATGATAACTGTGCCAGAAGCTCTAGAGTCTCCTTCTCCGATGAGTCACCATGAAAATCTCATAGTAGCATCTGAGCAAAACTGGACCAATCTAGGAGTGGATCATGAGAGAATGTCTGGGTCAAGCAGTGGCAGTTCTTCTAGTGCCACTAGTTCTGCTTTAGACAGTCTAAGAAATGATGGAGGAGGTGAGGAGATTCTAACAACAGAAGCCAGTGGAAGCAGTGCAAGGGCAGAAGACAGACCAGTAACCACCATGGTGGAAATGCACCAGCCACCACTCATGGTAGATGAGAGAAGACTCAGCAGGTCTAGCAGGTCTAGCAGGTCCATCAGTAGCAGAGCCAGGTCAGATGACTTAGCTGTCTAGCAGAGGAAAGTGAAGCCGGCAAGAAAAGTATCAGTACATAAGTTGCTGGGTTGACAAGAAAATGAGAAACAAGCGTACTTGATTCATTCGTTAAGTGCTACTGAGCATACTATACGTTTGTTTTGCTCTAAAAAGCCCAGAATGAGTCATGGGTTTGTATTATTTAAAGCAGACTAGGAAAGACAGAATAGTGAAACAGAAaggaaggttttattttttattttctccacaTTTACAAAGCATGTTAGTAAATGCATACTGTGAGTTGTAATGAGTTTTATGTCATTTAGGATTCCCAGGTGTATATTTCATGTCTGGGCATTTCAAACGCTATACTAAATATAATGATCATAATAGTATCTGATTCATACAGGTatttatttccttaaaggggttgtccatcttccaaacactttttaagttcagttgttttcagattgtttttttttttttttttttaccattttcccaatattttaagtttaaagtttaatgttcctgcctctagtgtttcagtctggcagctcagtgatccaggagcatctgaactgttacaatttgttatatgtaattgatacaattagttgatacatttctcagccacatctgtggaatattagcaactattgtatcaattctaacagctgccttttacgAAGCTCAGGgattgtgctcagcagggacaaagatgtatcaactaaatgtatcaatttaaaacgttaaagggtcggtgacccccctctcccagagctgctttagaagatgaaaagtGAAATTtcatacttcaatattagaaaaacaagtcacaaatagaaaatagaaagtatttggaaaaattatttatttctggtgaacaatctgaaaccaaatgaactgaaaaaactgtctgaaagtgaacagcccctttaagagaaCTCCTTGCACTTTAAAGATTTTTAGGCAGCCAACTTTGGACACAATAAGTATGCAAGGGCtggcccagtgggccctgaccctcatgggcccccaccgggccagaccccctcttccAATgctcgttttttaaaaaaaaaaaagatttctggcACAGTGTGTGCATGCGCGCCAATGGGGCGCCGTGTGCACATGCTTGCCGAGAGGGATGCCGCACagcgcgtcacagtagggggatAGGGCAGCCtgcagggggccctggactgcagtcctgggggccccgggcccccagtctgaACCTGGAGTTGTCCATTGAGGTGTTTAGCTCCAGGTTCAGGTCATTGTGAAGGACACAGGGTTTTGGGAcaacaatttaaaagttgctaaaGCTGTTGCTAAAACCATGcttaaaaatattaacatttgaGATATGGTGAGATAAGACTTGCAAGTGCCATCTTGCACCAACTGAAATGACCCTTCAACCCActggttaaaaaaattaacatgcaCCTTATTATGTGCCAATACttcaaaaagaaaagattttatataagctagtgaacctttttttttggaattctcTGTAGACTACACCTTTGGCCTTAGCAGGCAGACCATGTGTCGCATCTTACAGGAATGTTGACAGTTGCCTGAACTAGAATTCCCAGGCAAGCCAAAGATTTTTAGAGGAACCACTACTTGATGCTGAAGAAAGCTGAAATTCTTCAGATAATATGCTTGCAACTAACCTGCATGTTTTTAGTTGAAGAACTCATGTTTTGTCTTAAATAGGTAATTAGCAAAATGATaaactgcaaaaataatattgttttgttatataGAAATGCGTATGTAGTATTATGTctataacactaatttggttactgtctctttaaatagcaacttacccttggcaatccaggggccctgagtcccttttgcatatgaaaagtactgggaactgggaactacagcgcagtgcctccacctagtgaacactgaggaacacacctcaggggttccactaggaataataaaacacacagtttgcaaatgaacaaatataaactttatataaacagtttaacacTAGGGCAAACTAATACACACTTCACTCCTACATGTGGGACTctacctaaaccactattaggtgcttaactgttgttTTACACAGTCCTTAgtaaatatcacagtcccaatcctccggaaggggttaataaccacacagttcaaatgattgtcccttccccagagcccttattccccaggtagcactaccttatTCCCTAAAAGTACCTCTTCCTTTTGAAGCTGTCAGCAGCTCTCTCGTAACAGGTAAATGGTTaaaagctgtcttcagtatggggccccacgcttgtatccgtgccagtatcctcccttgggtggttcactcaccggggtgctcttagaggcagtcacactggagattacaggcagctctgcagcaggatcaatctcactagtggcacctttctccttctgagtttgcagcaacttggcaggggacaggctggtctcaatctccccagattcagcagctactcacgctggctctctcagctctctctctgGGTGACCccgtgcttttggctccaaagtcaggcacaccctttctcccaagtatgcactggggttcccagccaatcgggtcgctatccagcatgcaactgggctggatgatgtcacaggcagacaaacaggggaaggattcctcatgtcccctacattctccccttggacaaaccgGCAACGTCCTCGCTTGCCGTACGCCCTGGCATGCCTGAACAGTAAAACAGTCAATAATGTTGGTATCACTACTGTTACCTGAGACCCTAACATTTGCCCAACCTGAAGACCTGCACTTACCCAGATCCGgtcctttagatctatcgggggtatgagaggtttcagggaccaccttcatgccaacagggttctccacagtagtcttctctggACTCAACACCTTTtcctcttcaggggagtcactctcacagatggaaggctcataataagacttctgtactgtaaaatgtttgtaagtcttacaactccgggcctgatgacccatcacttggcacttATAACATCTTCCATAGAATCTTCCATGCCtgcggcgtactttacacagtgcagattgggtttcaccttcatcaggaactggacagtttggctggatgtggccaagcttgccaCCCTGCTAACACTTAGGAACTTTCTAAGCCTTTGCTGGGGGTTTGGCTCTTTcagacagttgagcttttaaTTCCTCCAGCTCTttgcaaagtttcttttttcttcCAACAGTTTAGTACCAgcatgggatttctctgtatgccctgaagtgggacttcgtctgaTCCTCACATAGGCATCTGCCTCCTCTCACCgaactctctccatcagagcaacatacccagggggtagcttatccttgtagtgtgctctaattgtcatggcaacagggtcatTATTCAGGGTCCCTCTTTTCAGTTGGCGAATTCTCAGAGAATCCATTTTATCGTCTGTAATGGCACTacggctcactagcagtctcaggccttgttctagccgcacaagataaacagacaaatcttccttaTCTTTCTGGAAGGTAGAGACGAAGCGatagagcatctctgtagcactctctacagggccaaacgtcacctccaggacttcaatcagatcacctgaagtagcatcaGGGTGACCAATTATATAGGATTTtacaacatccacggcaggaaTGCTgagactctcaaggatcttccttctcatagtcgtctcggggccagtccaatatctcacggacacaacagtggagtctctccaactctcaaaggactcttcacctgtgggtacaggatctgtgccggaaaacactttaagtctcttaaaatcaccattccaggccagctgtgCCAGTTGGTCAGTCAGTTGTTCCAGtgcgctcacaatctctggggtatccagccggccaccagagctatgccgactccccttggagaccatgctctcacaggatggacatctctttatttgactcttttcagctggcgaatcaaacaatgtcttgtTCAGCGGAACACGCTCAggtgccttcactgcatactTGGTAGTAAGGGCTTCCCCCTGGGTTGTTAACTCATCTGCGTCATCAGACAtgtcaggcagaacaatcttccagggcccttcactttcagcatcaatatcagggggaacccggtcacgatctatctctctAGGGCGCTCTATAAAAACATTGAGTAGGACCCCAGCAGAATCTCACCGTGACGCAGCCACTCTTGGGAGGTAAAAAGTCTGTTCCTCATCTTGGTAAATAGAACttggtaaataaattcttctgtcactctgggcaccataggCCCCACAGTGGCAACCTTTctggggttaagtcccaatttag
Proteins encoded:
- the gja3.S gene encoding gap junction alpha-3 protein, producing the protein MADWSFLGRLLENAQEHSTVIGKVWLTVLFIFRILLLGAAAEEVWGDEQSGFTCNTQQPGCENVCYDKAFPISHIRFWVLQIIFVSTPTLIYLGHVLHIVRMEEKRKEKEELKKCIKGASEKEDLSEGGEMKEKPPIRDERGKIRIGGALLRTYVFNIIFKTLFEIGFIVGQYFLYGFQLKPLYRCSRWPCPNTVDCFISRPTEKTIFIIFMLVVACVSLLLNVLEIYHLGWRKLKQGMTNRYILDPSCNKSEPPSPQTLPSSMPFPPYYTDVAAEPPVLHYAYTRSSAPDFKMITVPEALESPSPMSHHENLIVASEQNWTNLGVDHERMSGSSSGSSSSATSSALDSLRNDGGGEEILTTEASGSSARAEDRPVTTMVEMHQPPLMVDERRLSRSSRSSRSISSRARSDDLAV